The following are encoded together in the Kingella negevensis genome:
- the pheS gene encoding phenylalanine--tRNA ligase subunit alpha, with protein MQNNATQITQNGLTAIAQATDQQALELVKAQYLGKAGELNALLKQLGAMSPDERKTVGAHINECKQQFQAAYDAKRAEMEAAKLQAQLAAEALDVTLPARGQDVGGLHPVTLTLQRVVELFHGMGFEVADGPEIEDDFHNFQALNIPQNHPARAMQDTFYVENGDVLRTHTSPIQVRYMLDKKNPPIRIIAPGRVYRVDSDATHSPMFHQCEGLWVEEGVTFADLKAVFTDFIRNFFERDDLQVRFRPSFFPFTEPSAEIDIMGDNGKWLEVGGCGMVHPNVLKNVNIDPEQYTGFAFGIGLDRFAMLRYGVNDLRLFFDNDLAFLNQFKK; from the coding sequence ATGCAAAACAACGCTACTCAAATCACACAAAACGGCTTAACCGCCATCGCCCAAGCCACCGACCAACAAGCCCTAGAACTCGTCAAAGCGCAATATTTAGGCAAAGCTGGCGAATTAAACGCGCTGCTGAAACAACTCGGCGCAATGTCGCCTGACGAACGCAAAACTGTTGGTGCACACATTAATGAATGCAAACAACAGTTTCAGGCAGCCTACGATGCGAAACGCGCCGAAATGGAAGCAGCCAAATTGCAAGCGCAATTAGCCGCCGAAGCCTTGGACGTAACGCTGCCTGCGCGTGGTCAAGACGTGGGTGGTTTGCATCCTGTAACGCTGACATTGCAGCGCGTGGTTGAGCTGTTTCACGGCATGGGTTTTGAAGTGGCGGACGGCCCTGAAATTGAAGACGATTTCCACAATTTCCAAGCCTTGAACATTCCACAAAATCACCCTGCGCGTGCCATGCAAGACACGTTTTATGTGGAAAATGGCGATGTGTTGCGTACGCATACTTCGCCGATTCAGGTGCGCTATATGTTGGACAAGAAAAATCCACCAATCCGCATTATCGCACCAGGGCGTGTGTACCGCGTGGACAGTGACGCGACCCATTCGCCGATGTTCCACCAATGCGAAGGTTTGTGGGTTGAAGAAGGTGTTACTTTTGCCGATTTGAAAGCGGTATTTACTGATTTTATTCGTAATTTCTTTGAACGCGATGATTTGCAAGTGCGTTTCCGTCCGTCATTTTTCCCATTTACCGAGCCATCTGCCGAAATTGACATCATGGGCGACAACGGCAAATGGTTGGAAGTGGGCGGCTGCGGCATGGTTCACCCTAACGTATTGAAAAATGTAAATATTGACCCTGAACAATACACGGGTTTTGCGTTTGGGATTGGTTTAGACCGTTTCGCGATGTTGCGTTATGGCGTGAACGATTTGCGTTTGTTCTTTGATAATGATTTGGCGTTTTTGAATCAGTTTAAGAAGTGA
- a CDS encoding HI0074 family nucleotidyltransferase substrate-binding subunit, producing MAELSIQLFSDIVTRLQEGWQRYLQDTSDTQIRDGLIQRFEFTYEISHKILKRYLENTSADSTQFDLISFQDIIRTANEQNLLLGNWADWKQYRDMRARTSHTYDEETAIAVVQGIEKFLAEAQFLQQKLQEKSCQ from the coding sequence ATGGCAGAATTATCTATCCAACTATTTAGCGACATCGTTACCCGATTGCAAGAAGGCTGGCAGCGTTATTTGCAAGACACCAGCGACACGCAAATCCGCGATGGATTGATTCAACGCTTTGAATTTACCTACGAAATCAGCCATAAAATTTTAAAACGCTATTTAGAAAACACGTCCGCCGACTCCACGCAATTTGATTTGATAAGTTTTCAAGACATCATTCGCACCGCCAACGAGCAAAATTTATTGCTGGGAAATTGGGCGGATTGGAAACAATACCGCGATATGCGCGCGCGGACGAGCCACACTTACGATGAAGAAACCGCGATTGCTGTGGTGCAAGGCATTGAGAAATTTCTTGCGGAAGCGCAATTTTTACAGCAAAAACTTCAAGAAAAATCATGCCAGTAG
- a CDS encoding nucleotidyltransferase family protein — translation MPVELNISPDEWQIVQTILQQHISQRTVWAFGSRVNGKAKPYSDLDLAVLGDTPLSLAEHADLVGAFSESDLPWKVDLVDWCLIGDEFRAIVAVRYFVVQAA, via the coding sequence ATGCCAGTAGAATTAAACATTTCGCCCGATGAATGGCAAATTGTGCAAACGATTTTGCAGCAACACATTTCGCAACGCACGGTGTGGGCGTTTGGTTCGCGCGTAAATGGCAAGGCAAAGCCGTATTCGGATTTGGATTTAGCAGTGCTGGGCGACACGCCGCTTTCTTTGGCGGAACACGCGGATTTGGTGGGCGCTTTTTCGGAAAGCGATTTGCCGTGGAAAGTAGATTTGGTGGATTGGTGTTTGATTGGCGATGAGTTTCGGGCGATTGTGGCGGTGCGGTATTTTGTGGTGCAGGCTGCCTGA
- a CDS encoding type II toxin-antitoxin system VapC family toxin: MYLLDTNIVSELRKLDSNKINPNVQKWAEQVDFDKTFISVITISEIQMGILRLAQSDKQQANMLADSFENQVLPEYQSRSILINKEIALRYATLHIPNKRPVNDAFIAATALEYDFVLVTRNIKDFQGVGLKLLNPFEFQAA; the protein is encoded by the coding sequence ATGTATCTGCTTGATACCAATATTGTTTCTGAATTACGAAAACTAGACAGCAATAAAATCAATCCAAACGTGCAAAAATGGGCGGAACAAGTTGATTTTGATAAAACATTTATCAGCGTGATAACAATTAGCGAAATTCAAATGGGTATTTTACGTTTGGCGCAAAGTGATAAACAGCAAGCGAATATGTTGGCGGATTCGTTTGAAAATCAGGTTTTACCCGAATATCAATCGCGCAGTATTTTGATAAATAAAGAAATTGCTTTGCGTTATGCTACTTTACACATTCCCAATAAACGCCCTGTAAATGATGCCTTTATTGCGGCGACTGCATTGGAATATGATTTTGTGTTGGTTACGCGCAATATTAAGGATTTTCAGGGTGTGGGACTGAAATTGCTTAATCCGTTTGAGTTTCAGGCTGCCTGA
- a CDS encoding restriction endonuclease codes for MKYEDMKRYDQRSILMPILIKLLQNLGGKTTRKELRNEIKSSVKEIPEEFIDETRPAKNGGTYRPFDFVFNFGVANLEMAGFIKRPNRGEIILTEKGRACNSEDIDVERDIYAFSDPMWKERRANKKNSNKVKIEEEDEEENSIKETEENDVSENWKEQLKQALLNMSPKKFEIFCRALIKAMGVDIDDKKGVSETRDGGLDGFGYIVSDDFRTSRVAIQAKRWTNTRVGSPEINQFAGAMDLHNAEFGIFITTSDFSREAIENSRNRKRAITLINGDKIIELVEKYQLYVKPITTFQLEDFYFEEN; via the coding sequence ATGAAATATGAAGATATGAAACGATACGACCAACGCAGCATTTTAATGCCAATTTTAATTAAATTGCTGCAAAATCTTGGTGGTAAAACAACACGCAAAGAATTGCGAAATGAAATTAAATCGTCAGTAAAAGAAATTCCAGAAGAATTTATTGATGAAACAAGACCTGCAAAAAATGGGGGGACTTATCGTCCTTTTGATTTTGTATTTAATTTTGGAGTTGCCAATTTAGAAATGGCAGGCTTTATAAAACGTCCTAACCGTGGCGAGATTATTCTTACCGAAAAAGGTAGAGCCTGTAATAGTGAAGATATTGATGTTGAAAGAGATATTTACGCATTTTCTGACCCAATGTGGAAAGAACGCCGTGCAAATAAGAAAAATAGTAATAAAGTAAAAATTGAAGAAGAAGACGAAGAAGAAAATAGTATTAAAGAAACAGAAGAAAATGATGTCAGTGAAAATTGGAAAGAGCAATTAAAACAAGCTCTTCTTAATATGTCGCCCAAAAAATTTGAAATATTTTGTCGTGCATTGATCAAAGCCATGGGGGTAGATATAGACGATAAAAAAGGCGTTTCTGAAACGAGAGACGGTGGATTGGACGGTTTCGGCTATATTGTTTCTGATGATTTTCGGACTTCTCGTGTTGCTATTCAAGCTAAACGTTGGACGAATACGCGAGTAGGTTCTCCTGAAATTAACCAATTTGCAGGGGCAATGGATCTTCACAATGCTGAATTTGGTATTTTTATTACTACTTCTGATTTTTCACGAGAAGCGATTGAAAATTCTCGTAATAGAAAAAGAGCTATTACCTTAATCAATGGCGATAAAATCATTGAATTAGTTGAAAAATATCAGTTATACGTCAAACCAATCACAACCTTTCAGCTTGAAGATTTCTATTTTGAAGAAAACTAA
- the pheT gene encoding phenylalanine--tRNA ligase subunit beta: protein MQFSYTWLKTQANPNLSADQLSHLLTMAGLEVEELNAAAPDFSGVVVAEVKSVEKHPDADRLNVTQVDAGTGELIQIVCGAPNVKVGIKVPCALPNALLPNDFKIKPTKMRGVVSNGMLCSAKELGLEDKVDGLLVLPENAPVGQNIREFLDLDDAIFTLKITPNRTDCLSIKGIAREVSALTQCEFNPIQINHIATQTTQKQAIQIDAPNDCGRFISRVILGVNATAASPDWLVQRLERSGIRSISPLMDIGNYVMLEIGQPMHVFDADKISGSLHVRRAKNGEVLDCLNEKTVTLADNTLVIADEQQALSIAGLMGGAASAVSDETKNIVLEAAWFNPLIISGKSRQYGFGSDSSFRFERGVDSELQRDAIERATELVVQICGGEMGEIMEVLGDLPAAKTVEVRTARVEKVLGVSIENQRIETILQHLGLQPEKTADGFRVTAPSFRYDIEIEADLIEEIARVYGYENIPDDYTSGKLAMLKLPENRHSRFGVYQKMAARGFQEVVSYAFVDEQWEQDFANNQDPIRLQNPLAAQYAVMRSTLMGGLIEILQNNLNRKQNRVRVFEIARIFRKENNQFVQTERVGGLVYGSALPEQWGEKSHPVDFYDLKADVETLLRGKNAAFVKAEHSALHPGRCAAIVVDGANVGIIGELHPKWTQKYDLPQAPLLFELDMDAVLATEKVRYQAVSKFQAGRRDLAFVLPENVAFADLQAALGQVNNPIIQGIELFDVYRGAGLPENHKSLAVKISLQDMNATLTDETVEPIIQELIAQAETVGAKLR, encoded by the coding sequence ATGCAATTCTCCTACACATGGCTAAAAACCCAAGCCAACCCCAATTTATCCGCCGACCAACTTTCCCACTTGCTGACCATGGCAGGTTTGGAAGTGGAAGAACTCAACGCAGCCGCCCCCGATTTTTCGGGCGTGGTGGTGGCGGAAGTCAAATCCGTTGAAAAACACCCCGACGCTGACCGCCTGAACGTAACCCAAGTGGACGCAGGCACAGGCGAGTTAATCCAAATCGTGTGCGGTGCGCCGAATGTGAAAGTGGGCATTAAAGTGCCGTGTGCTTTGCCTAACGCATTGTTACCAAACGACTTTAAAATCAAACCAACCAAAATGCGTGGCGTGGTGTCCAACGGTATGTTGTGTTCCGCCAAAGAATTGGGTTTGGAAGACAAGGTGGACGGCTTGCTCGTGCTGCCTGAAAACGCGCCAGTCGGTCAAAATATCCGCGAATTTTTGGATTTGGACGACGCGATTTTTACGCTGAAAATCACGCCAAACCGCACCGATTGTTTGAGCATTAAAGGCATTGCGCGTGAAGTGTCGGCTTTGACGCAATGCGAATTTAATCCTATTCAAATCAATCACATCGCCACGCAAACCACGCAAAAACAAGCCATACAAATTGACGCACCAAACGACTGCGGACGTTTTATCAGTCGCGTGATTTTGGGTGTGAACGCGACCGCCGCCAGCCCTGATTGGTTGGTGCAACGCTTGGAACGTAGCGGCATTCGCAGCATTTCGCCGCTCATGGACATCGGCAATTATGTGATGTTGGAAATCGGGCAGCCGATGCACGTTTTTGACGCGGATAAAATTTCAGGCAGCCTGCACGTTCGCCGCGCGAAAAATGGCGAAGTGCTTGATTGTTTGAATGAAAAAACGGTTACGCTGGCGGACAATACGCTTGTGATTGCCGATGAACAGCAAGCCTTGTCTATCGCTGGTTTGATGGGCGGTGCGGCGAGTGCGGTTTCTGATGAAACGAAAAATATTGTTTTGGAAGCGGCGTGGTTTAATCCGTTGATTATTTCAGGAAAATCAAGACAATACGGTTTTGGTTCGGACAGCTCTTTCCGTTTTGAACGCGGTGTGGACAGCGAATTACAACGCGATGCGATTGAACGCGCAACGGAATTGGTCGTGCAAATTTGCGGCGGTGAAATGGGCGAAATCATGGAAGTGTTGGGCGATTTGCCTGCCGCGAAAACGGTGGAAGTTCGCACGGCTCGCGTGGAAAAAGTGTTGGGCGTTTCTATTGAAAATCAACGCATTGAAACGATTTTGCAGCATTTGGGTTTGCAGCCTGAAAAAACGGCGGACGGTTTCCGCGTTACCGCACCAAGTTTCCGCTATGATATTGAAATTGAAGCGGATTTGATTGAAGAAATTGCTCGCGTGTATGGCTACGAGAATATTCCTGATGATTACACGTCGGGTAAATTGGCGATGTTGAAGCTGCCTGAAAACCGTCATTCGCGTTTTGGCGTGTATCAAAAAATGGCGGCTCGTGGTTTCCAAGAAGTCGTGAGTTATGCGTTTGTAGACGAGCAATGGGAACAAGATTTTGCGAATAATCAAGACCCTATCCGTTTACAAAATCCGTTGGCGGCACAATACGCGGTCATGCGTTCTACGTTGATGGGCGGCTTGATTGAGATTCTGCAAAACAATTTGAATCGCAAACAAAATCGCGTGCGTGTGTTTGAAATTGCGCGTATTTTCCGTAAAGAAAACAATCAGTTTGTACAAACGGAACGTGTGGGCGGTTTGGTTTACGGCTCGGCGTTACCTGAACAATGGGGCGAAAAATCGCATCCTGTGGATTTTTACGATTTGAAAGCGGACGTGGAAACGCTGTTGCGTGGCAAAAACGCGGCGTTTGTGAAAGCGGAACATTCGGCGTTGCACCCAGGGCGTTGCGCGGCGATTGTGGTTGATGGCGCCAATGTCGGCATCATCGGTGAGTTGCACCCGAAATGGACGCAAAAATACGATTTGCCGCAAGCGCCGTTGTTGTTTGAATTGGACATGGACGCAGTGCTGGCGACTGAAAAAGTGCGTTATCAGGCGGTGTCTAAATTCCAAGCTGGGCGACGTGATTTGGCGTTTGTGCTGCCTGAAAATGTGGCGTTTGCGGATTTGCAGGCTGCTTTAGGTCAAGTAAATAACCCGATTATTCAAGGAATTGAGTTGTTTGACGTGTATCGCGGTGCGGGGCTGCCTGAAAATCATAAATCTTTGGCGGTCAAAATTTCGCTGCAAGATATGAACGCGACTTTGACTGATGAAACGGTTGAGCCGATTATTCAGGAATTGATTGCACAAGCGGAAACGGTTGGGGCGAAATTGCGTTAA
- a CDS encoding manganese efflux pump MntP, whose protein sequence is MNLVATVLLAFSMSADAFAAAIARGASMGKPSNSHIVKIALTFGVVETITPLIGYGAGTIAAPYIEAFDHWVAFGLLLVLGGKMIWESFSPDDEDEAETAVMPSKWLLLITAIATSIDSMIVGVTLAFLDVNIWLTALAIGSATTLMAAIGVKLGGVLGDVVGKRAEFIGGLVLIGIGTFILLEHLGYL, encoded by the coding sequence ATGAACTTAGTGGCTACAGTGTTGCTGGCGTTCAGCATGTCGGCAGACGCATTCGCGGCAGCAATCGCACGCGGTGCAAGTATGGGCAAACCAAGCAATTCACACATCGTAAAAATTGCGCTGACTTTTGGCGTTGTGGAAACCATTACGCCGCTGATTGGTTACGGAGCTGGCACAATCGCCGCGCCGTATATTGAAGCGTTTGACCATTGGGTTGCGTTTGGTTTGCTGCTGGTGTTGGGCGGAAAAATGATTTGGGAGAGTTTTTCGCCCGATGATGAAGACGAGGCTGAAACGGCAGTCATGCCATCTAAATGGCTCTTGTTGATTACAGCCATCGCAACCAGTATTGATTCCATGATTGTGGGCGTAACGCTGGCATTTTTGGACGTGAATATTTGGCTAACCGCGCTGGCGATTGGCTCTGCAACCACATTGATGGCAGCGATTGGCGTGAAATTAGGCGGCGTGTTGGGTGATGTTGTAGGCAAACGAGCAGAGTTTATTGGTGGTTTGGTGTTGATTGGGATTGGCACGTTTATTTTGTTGGAACATTTAGGATATTTATAA
- a CDS encoding DMP19 family protein codes for MTIEELYSLAARLLDKLETQGSEALSDEQHTLLAYCWLDSEVQEGGFVQLIASGYGEYILLNPVADSLRRWKIKSTPKVLDKARALYQKFGEQIEAAVDENPEVDLDTLRQRFADFEELDAEYFECSDEDILAVCEYVNAHLELFQAA; via the coding sequence ATGACGATTGAAGAATTGTATTCGCTGGCTGCGCGTTTGTTGGACAAACTGGAAACACAAGGCAGCGAGGCTTTGAGCGATGAACAGCACACCTTGCTGGCGTATTGCTGGCTGGATAGTGAAGTGCAAGAGGGCGGTTTTGTGCAACTGATTGCATCAGGCTACGGCGAATATATTTTGCTGAACCCAGTTGCCGATAGTTTGCGCCGTTGGAAAATCAAGTCCACGCCCAAAGTGTTGGACAAAGCACGTGCGTTGTACCAAAAATTTGGTGAACAAATTGAAGCGGCTGTGGACGAAAATCCTGAAGTGGATTTGGATACCTTGCGTCAGCGTTTTGCCGATTTTGAAGAGCTGGACGCGGAATATTTTGAATGTTCTGATGAAGACATTTTGGCGGTGTGTGAATACGTGAACGCGCATCTTGAGCTTTTTCAGGCAGCCTGA
- a CDS encoding lysophospholipid acyltransferase family protein, with the protein MLRKIFQYVAQQPLSKLHCLANRLGRVLYYCSPSDRRRIRQNLRTAQLPNDKNMVLRVCQETIKGGLELPVAFFRQPEEIAAMFTQIHGWEHIQAALDEKQGLLLITPHIGSYDLAGRYISEQLPFPLTAMYKPPKIKVFDEIMQEGRVRGKGQTAPTNLHGVKQVMKALRAGEATIVLPDHVPAPEEGGDGVWADFFGKPAFTMTLVAKLAQVKNVKTLFFVGERLPNGEGFALHIAPLSGSLNGDKTHDARIVNENVEYWVRRFPEQYLFAYNRYKQPAGAPERPES; encoded by the coding sequence ATGCTAAGAAAAATCTTTCAATACGTGGCGCAACAGCCTTTGTCCAAACTGCACTGTTTGGCAAATCGGCTGGGGCGCGTTCTTTATTATTGCAGCCCCAGCGACCGCCGCCGCATTCGTCAAAACCTACGCACCGCACAACTGCCCAACGATAAAAACATGGTTTTGCGCGTGTGCCAAGAAACCATTAAAGGCGGCTTGGAATTGCCCGTAGCATTTTTTAGGCAGCCTGAAGAAATCGCCGCAATGTTTACACAAATTCACGGCTGGGAACATATTCAGGCTGCGTTAGACGAGAAACAAGGCTTGCTGCTAATTACGCCGCATATCGGCAGTTATGATTTGGCTGGGCGATACATCAGCGAGCAACTGCCGTTTCCGCTCACAGCCATGTATAAACCGCCCAAAATCAAAGTGTTCGATGAAATCATGCAAGAGGGCAGGGTGCGCGGCAAAGGTCAAACCGCGCCAACCAATCTGCACGGCGTGAAGCAAGTGATGAAAGCCCTACGCGCTGGCGAGGCAACGATTGTGCTGCCTGACCATGTGCCTGCGCCTGAAGAGGGCGGCGATGGTGTGTGGGCGGATTTTTTTGGGAAACCTGCGTTCACGATGACTTTAGTAGCCAAGTTGGCTCAAGTGAAAAATGTGAAGACCTTGTTTTTTGTGGGCGAACGGTTGCCCAATGGAGAGGGTTTCGCGCTGCATATTGCGCCACTTTCAGGCAGCCTGAACGGCGATAAAACGCACGATGCGCGGATAGTGAACGAAAATGTGGAATACTGGGTGCGCCGTTTCCCAGAGCAATATTTGTTTGCTTATAATCGGTATAAACAGCCTGCTGGCGCGCCTGAGCGTCCCGAATCCTGA
- a CDS encoding Re/Si-specific NAD(P)(+) transhydrogenase subunit alpha: MRIAIPKESLAGETRVACTPTTVAQLQKLGFEVAVERGAGIAAGLTDAAYEAAGAVLVDAKEAWKAPLIYKVNAPTDKESGSLKAGQTLVSFLYPRQNEELVQKLNAKKVNVLAMDMVPRISRAQALDALSSMANISGYRAVIEAANAFGRFFTGQITAAGKVPPAQVLIIGAGVAGLAAIGTANSLGAIVKAFDTRLEVAEQIESMGGKFLKLDFPQESGGSGDGYAKVMSEEFIAAEMKLFAEQAREVDIIITTAAIPGKPAPKLITKEMVESMKAGSVIVDLAAATGGNCELTKPGELFVTDNGVKIIGYTDMANRLAGQSSQLYATNLVNLTKLLSPNKDGEIELNFDDVIIRNMTVTRDGEVTFPPPAIQVSAAPQQANKQPEKIAKPEPKPTPLWLKFAPAVIGAALILWVGAVAPAEFLNHFIVFVLSCVIGYYVVWNVSHSLHTPLMAVTNAISGIIVVGALLQIGQGHAFVSFLAFVAILLASINIFGGFFVTRRMLNMFRKG; the protein is encoded by the coding sequence ATGAGAATTGCCATTCCCAAAGAATCACTGGCAGGCGAAACTCGCGTGGCGTGTACGCCCACCACTGTGGCTCAATTGCAAAAATTGGGCTTTGAAGTAGCGGTGGAACGTGGCGCAGGGATTGCGGCTGGTTTAACCGATGCGGCTTATGAAGCGGCTGGCGCGGTGTTGGTGGACGCGAAAGAAGCGTGGAAGGCACCGTTGATTTACAAAGTGAATGCGCCGACTGATAAAGAATCAGGCAGCCTGAAAGCTGGGCAAACACTCGTGAGCTTTTTGTATCCGCGCCAAAATGAAGAGCTGGTTCAAAAACTGAACGCGAAAAAAGTGAATGTATTGGCGATGGACATGGTGCCGCGCATTTCTCGCGCTCAGGCTTTGGACGCGCTGTCATCTATGGCGAATATTTCGGGCTATCGCGCGGTGATTGAAGCAGCGAATGCGTTTGGGCGTTTCTTCACGGGGCAAATCACGGCGGCGGGTAAAGTGCCGCCTGCGCAAGTGCTGATTATTGGAGCGGGCGTGGCTGGTTTGGCGGCGATTGGTACAGCGAATTCGTTGGGCGCAATCGTGAAAGCGTTTGACACGCGCTTGGAAGTGGCAGAACAGATTGAGTCGATGGGCGGCAAATTCTTGAAATTGGATTTCCCACAAGAATCAGGCGGTTCGGGCGATGGTTACGCGAAAGTGATGAGTGAAGAATTTATCGCGGCGGAAATGAAATTGTTTGCCGAGCAAGCACGTGAAGTGGACATCATCATCACAACGGCGGCAATTCCGGGCAAACCTGCGCCAAAATTGATTACCAAAGAAATGGTGGAATCAATGAAAGCTGGGTCTGTGATTGTGGACTTGGCGGCGGCGACTGGCGGTAACTGTGAATTGACGAAACCTGGGGAATTGTTCGTTACCGATAACGGCGTGAAAATCATTGGTTACACTGATATGGCGAACCGTTTGGCTGGGCAATCTTCGCAACTGTACGCGACAAATTTAGTGAATTTAACCAAATTGTTATCGCCAAATAAAGACGGCGAAATAGAGTTGAATTTTGACGATGTGATTATTCGCAATATGACGGTTACGCGCGACGGCGAAGTTACATTCCCACCGCCAGCAATTCAGGTGTCTGCTGCGCCACAACAAGCAAACAAGCAGCCTGAAAAAATCGCGAAACCTGAACCGAAACCTACGCCTTTGTGGTTGAAATTTGCTCCTGCTGTGATTGGTGCGGCGTTGATTTTGTGGGTCGGTGCGGTTGCGCCTGCGGAATTTTTGAATCACTTTATCGTGTTCGTGTTGTCGTGCGTGATTGGCTATTATGTAGTGTGGAATGTGAGTCATTCGCTGCACACGCCGTTGATGGCGGTTACGAATGCGATTTCGGGCATTATTGTGGTGGGTGCGTTGTTGCAAATTGGGCAAGGTCATGCGTTTGTATCGTTCTTGGCTTTTGTGGCGATTTTGTTAGCGAGCATCAATATTTTCGGCGGCTTTTTTGTGACGCGCCGTATGCTAAATATGTTCCGTAAAGGGTAA
- the pntB gene encoding Re/Si-specific NAD(P)(+) transhydrogenase subunit beta produces MSLGLVTAAYIIAAICFIFALAGLSKQETAKQGCYSGIAGMAIALVTTVFSESVAGLGWIILAMIVGAAIGIYKAKKVEMTEMPELIALLHSFVGLAAVLVGFNSFIDAGDVAEEMHTIHLVEVFLGIFIGAVTFTGSIVAFGKLNGKISSKPLQLPHKHKLNLAALVVSFVLMLCFVSAGGSWFALIVMTLIALAFGWHLVASIGGADMPVVVSMLNSYSGWAAAAAGFMLSNDLLIVTGALVGSSGAILSYIMCQAMNRSFVSVIAGGFGSDGAAASGSSEEVGEYREVQVADVANMLKEASSVIITPGYGMAVAQAQYPVAEITDLLRKNGTEVRFGIHPVAGRLPGHMNVLLAEAKVPYDIVLEMDEINDDFAETDVVLVIGANDTVNPAAQTDPNSPIAGMPVLEVWKAKEVVVFKRSMNTGYAGVQNPLFFNENSVMCFGDAKAKVDEILAELKK; encoded by the coding sequence ATGTCCTTAGGTTTAGTTACGGCGGCATACATCATTGCTGCGATTTGTTTTATTTTTGCGTTGGCTGGTTTGTCTAAACAAGAAACGGCGAAACAAGGCTGCTATTCTGGCATCGCTGGTATGGCGATTGCATTAGTGACAACGGTATTCAGCGAATCGGTGGCTGGTTTGGGTTGGATTATTTTGGCGATGATTGTCGGCGCGGCAATCGGTATTTACAAAGCCAAAAAAGTGGAAATGACCGAAATGCCTGAATTGATTGCCTTGCTGCACAGCTTTGTCGGCTTGGCGGCGGTGTTGGTGGGCTTCAACAGCTTTATTGACGCTGGCGACGTGGCGGAAGAAATGCACACGATTCACTTGGTTGAAGTGTTCTTGGGCATTTTCATCGGCGCGGTTACGTTCACAGGCTCTATCGTGGCGTTCGGTAAATTGAACGGCAAAATCAGCAGTAAACCCTTGCAATTACCGCATAAACATAAATTGAACTTGGCGGCGTTGGTCGTGTCGTTTGTGTTGATGTTGTGCTTTGTGTCGGCTGGCGGTAGCTGGTTTGCGTTGATTGTGATGACGTTAATTGCGTTGGCGTTTGGCTGGCATTTGGTCGCGTCAATCGGTGGCGCGGATATGCCTGTGGTGGTGTCTATGCTGAATTCGTATTCAGGCTGGGCGGCTGCGGCGGCTGGTTTTATGTTGTCAAATGATTTGCTGATTGTAACTGGCGCGTTGGTGGGTTCTAGCGGTGCAATTTTGTCTTACATTATGTGTCAGGCGATGAATCGTTCGTTTGTGTCTGTGATTGCTGGCGGTTTTGGTTCGGACGGCGCGGCGGCTTCAGGCAGCAGCGAAGAAGTGGGCGAATACCGTGAAGTGCAAGTGGCAGATGTGGCGAATATGTTGAAAGAAGCCAGCAGCGTGATTATTACCCCTGGTTACGGTATGGCGGTGGCGCAGGCGCAATATCCTGTGGCAGAAATCACCGATTTGTTGCGTAAAAATGGCACGGAAGTGCGTTTTGGTATTCACCCTGTGGCTGGGCGTTTACCAGGGCATATGAATGTGTTGTTGGCGGAAGCAAAAGTGCCGTATGACATCGTGTTGGAAATGGACGAAATTAACGATGATTTCGCGGAAACTGATGTGGTGTTGGTCATCGGCGCAAACGACACGGTAAACCCTGCCGCGCAAACTGACCCAAATTCGCCTATCGCGGGTATGCCTGTTTTGGAAGTGTGGAAAGCGAAAGAAGTGGTCGTGTTCAAACGCTCAATGAATACGGGCTATGCTGGGGTGCAAAATCCGTTGTTCTTCAATGAAAACAGCGTGATGTGCTTTGGCGATGCAAAAGCGAAAGTTGATGAAATTTTGGCGGAATTGAAAAAATAA